The Fuerstiella sp. genome has a window encoding:
- a CDS encoding RidA family protein, whose amino-acid sequence MSTTQKAQELGIDLSEQTAGYLNLCIRSGNQLISSGHTSDLKGVLGKGVSVDQGYDAAKDCAQKILRSVYNTHGTLDNLKVVKLLGCVYSAPDFTDQHLVINGASDLLHELFGKDGDGYHARSALGFAALPTGAAVEIEAVFEIKA is encoded by the coding sequence ATGAGCACGACTCAAAAGGCCCAGGAACTGGGGATTGATCTTTCTGAACAGACTGCCGGATATCTCAACCTCTGTATCCGCAGCGGGAATCAACTGATCAGCTCCGGTCATACGAGTGATCTGAAAGGTGTACTGGGTAAAGGTGTTTCTGTTGATCAGGGATATGACGCCGCAAAAGACTGTGCCCAAAAGATCCTGCGATCCGTCTATAATACGCATGGTACACTGGACAATCTCAAAGTTGTGAAGTTGCTGGGCTGTGTTTACTCTGCGCCTGACTTCACGGACCAGCATCTGGTCATCAACGGCGCGTCTGACCTGCTGCATGAGCTGTTCGGCAAAGACGGCGATGGCTATCACGCTCGCAGCGCGCTGGGATTCGCCGCATTACCCACAGGAGCAGCCGTGGAAATCGAAGCGGTCTTCGAGATCAAGGCCTGA